ACTGTCATCGTGAACGCGTCACCGTTGTTCGCAGTGACCCATTCGTCGGTGACGCGCTCGAAACCTGCCATGCCCTCTAGCGGACTGTAGTCGGGCCGCTCTGAGATCGCCGCGAATCTAACTTCCACCGAGCGAGCATTATCTGGTGTGACGTCCTCCGGTGGCGTATCCCAGCCGCAGTGAATGTCAGTCTCGGAAACGCTGTTCCAGTCGTAAGGGTTGAGGCCTTCGACCCAAGTCGCCACGAACGGTTGTACGTCATCGCAGGACTTGATGTGTGCGAATGAGAAGTCGCCGTCATTGCTAGTCTGCTCGGCTGGAGCCTTCGAGGTGTCCTCGGTTTGGGTGGGGGTGTCGTGCTGTTCAGCCGGGGTTGAGCATCCAAGAAGCGAAAAAGCGAGAGCGGTCGTTGCACACACTAAAAATGTCTTTCTCATAGCTACAGCATAAGTCGGAAGGTGTGCCCGGCGGACATTGCCCATGTTGCGGGTCTCTTTGCGGGCCATGGGACTACTCCGGGTAGCGATCGCAGCGGTATTGCTCGTCGCAGCAGAGCATCGCTGCTTTGATGGATGGGGAGCGTTTGCCGCAGTCGGGTCTGACGCGGACTCTGGGGGCAGTCAGTAGCTGCCCCCAGCGCGCCTACCTAGTTGGTGGCCGTATAACGTTGAATGGCTGGCGCCCACTCGTAGGTAATAGGTTCGGCAATAGCGCGGAGTGTAGTTTCTGCGTGTTCGATGCCGCCGCGGAGGGTGATGGGTTCGCCGTCGAGTTCAGCGCCTTCGACGGGGACGCCTGCGTTCATGAGGCGTTGTGTGCCGGTGCCGATGGTGTCGCGGTGTTTCAGCCTGGCGCGTTCAAGCGCTGCGAGACTGTCCTTCACGGTATTGATGGCGGCGTAGAGCTCGGATCTCGCGCTAGCTTCGATGGCTGTCGTGTCGGTGAGGATCTTGCGGATCTCGTCTGCGGTGCCGAGCTTGGACCGTTCTCTGTCGGCGGCTTTCTTAGCTTCACCGTGTTTGAGAGTGATGATCTCGATGGTGTCGCGGATCTCGGAGAGCCCGCGGTATGGCTGGTTGTTGTGTTCGGGGTTTTTGACGTAGGCGAGGTGGTCGCGTTCTTCGGTGCGTGAGTTCTCGAGGTCTGCGGCGAGTTCGGTTTCGAGGATTGCGGCTTTGGTGCCGGTGAGTGTGATGCTCATAGGTGGTCCTTATCGGTTAAGTGGGTCGATGAAGCGTGCGGCGCGTTTGATCTGTGGTGGTTGTCCGCCGGTGCGTCCGTTGATGCGGATCCTGGAGGCGATGTCTTTCGCGGTTGCGTCGTCGTCGAGGATGGGGGCTAGGTCACCTGTTCGGGGCGTCCCTGTTTCGTTGCCGAGGCGGATGTTGTTGGCGATGTCGCGTGCTTCTTGCCTGGTTTGGAGGCGTGCCTGTTCGGGGGTGAGTTCTGGCTCGGTTCGCGCGTTGGTGAGTTCCGCGATTTCGGCTTCGGCTTCTTCGAAGAATTCGTTCCAGGTTCGGGGTGTCTTGTTGTTACTCATGTGGTGTCTTTCTGTGTGGCCTGTCGGCTAGTGGTTGATCTTCTCGGAGAAGCTGGCGAGCATCTCGTCTGGGTTTAGCTCAGGTGTAAAGTTCTTTACACCTGAAATATCGCGCTGTGTCGTGTCGTTGCTGACACCAACGATCGGCGCGATTGGGCGGCTACTCATGCCGTCACCTGCTCCTGTTCCTTCCTGAGAAGTTCCTCGTTTGCTTCACGCAAGATCTCTGCTGCGGCACGCAACCGCTCATCCGGTGTCAGGCCTCGGTGAACAAAGGGTTCGCGATCCTTGCGATCTTCTGGGTCCTTCATCGTGCTGCCTTTCGGGTGGGGGCTAGTGGTTGAGCTTCTCGTTGACGACTCGGGTGAGGGTGTGGTTGATCTCGTTCGCTTGTTTGAGTGCGCGGCCGCGGGCTTCTGCTCGGGTCTGCCAGTGGTCGGCGTCGGCTCGAGCTTTGTCGAGCGCGTTGCTGAGGCGTGCGACTTGGGTCGCGAGGTCCCTTGGCGGGGCCGGGGCTGGGGTTGTCATGCCGTGCTCCTTTCGATGTCTTCTGCGAGGTCGTGGACGGCGTTCACGAGGTCGTAGGCCTCCGCTACTTCCACGACGAGGAAGAAGCCTCCTTTTCGGATACAGATCGCGTCTGGCTGCCCTTCTTTGCGCCAGGTGTTGATGCGGAACCGTGGAGCCGGTTTCTTGGTGGTTCTGGCATGAGGCGTCCCGTTCAGGGGTGTGTTCACTGTTTGGCCTCGATTCGTGCGAGTGTGGGGCATCCGTCGTCGTGTGAGATTTGGATGACGTGGATGTTGTCTCCGAGGTGGACGATGTTGGTGTCGGAGAGGCAGTCAGGGCAGTCGTGAGCGACGGCCGGGAGCGTGTTTTGGGTGGTCATTGCGTGGCCTCTTTCGATGATGAGGAGTTGCTGGTTTGGGGTGGGTGTACCCGTACCCGGCTATAGGTGTTCGGGTACGGGTACACCGCTGTACCCGGTACGTACCCGGTACAGTCGTAGAGCCAAATTGGGTGTACCCGGAGGTGTACCCGGGGTACGGTCGCTCCGGGTACGCTTCCGGACGCTATTCGGAGCCTCTTGTGAGAGCTTCGGGGTCGTGGATTTCGCGCCATGCCTTCAGTGCGTCGCTGGCTTTCCCGTTGCCCCAGGTCATGCGGGTGCGTACGTCTCGGACTGACCGAGGAGGCGGGTCGAGTTGCTCGAGTTCTTTCACGAGTTCTGACACGTTCGTGCCGGTCACGCTTCCGAGCATCTGGGGAGTTTCACCGGCTTGTGCGGCGACGATGTACGCGTTCAAAGCTCCGTTCGCATCGGTCATTTTGAACCGTCCCACGAGAGGTTCTTTCTCGGCAGCGACGTGACGACGCAGCCCACCGTTTCGGTCTTTCACGAGTGTCACCTCGGCTTCGCCGCCCGAGCCAGGAGTGAAGGGGCGATCCACCCGGAAGCGGAGCATGGTTCCCGAGTAGGCTCGTTTCTTCGCGCTGGTTCCGGTGGCTCCGTACGATGCGGAGTCCTTCGATTTCGCTTCGTGGTCGATGACGATGACGCAAGCGCCATACAGCGCGAATGGTTTCACTGCTGTGCGGAACACGTTGGTGAAGTCGTCGGCAGAGTTGCTGCTTGCTCCGTAGAGCGGGCCGAGTTCGCCAAACGAGTCGATGACTACAAGCGTTGGCGCCCACTCCTTCGAGTCGCGAACGATTCCTGCGATCGCTTGAACCTCATCAGGTTCGCAATACCGGAACCGTGTGGGGTCCGTGAGGATTTCGTCTGGGATGCCGAATGCCTTGAACCTGGAAACGGTTGCTTCGACGCCGTTGTGGTCGAGGTCGATCATGAGGACGCTGCCGCCGCTGAAGAGCACTTCGACTGCGGTGGCTTGCGCGAACCAGGTCTTGCCGGACTCTGGGGGCCCGAGGACACAGTTTGCGTGGCCGGCGTAGACGGTGCCGATCCCGTCGCTTCTCAGCCCAATCTCTGGCGCTGGCGGGCCTGCGAAGCCTCGTTCGAGGAGCTCGGCGATGTTCTCGTACAGGAGCGGGGTGTACCCGGTGATTGTGGGGGCGGCTGTCACTATGCGGCCCTCCTTTCAGAGTGGGGTGCTGGCCCTTGGATTTGGGGTTCAGCGAAGAAGAGTGCGGCTTGTGCCGCGAAGTGTTTGTCGAGGCGACGTTGCAGGATTTCGGCCCGGTCTTTCGGGTTGAATGCTGCGAGGTAGAGCAGGTCGAGTTGATGGTTAAGGGCGTCGATTTCGGGTTGCCGTGACGCGCGCCCGTATGCTTCGCCGGCGTGGATGAATGCAGCGACTGACGGGGGCAGGTCCTGGAGTCGGATCTGCCCCCGTTGTAGCCCGTCTAGCCAGGCGTCGAGTGTGCGTTCGGCGTGGCCGCTAAGCGTCCATCGGGCCATTGCGGCCCCAGTCGATGCCGTCGATGATCTCCCCGAACGCGGTCTCGGTGTCGTAGCTGCGTTCCATGGATGCCGCCCATTCGCGATGCCTTGCGAGTGCGGCTTCTCGGTCTCCCCCGTAGCGAGGGAAGAACACGCTCGTGCCGTACCGGGCGGTGAACCGTTCGACTACGGGGGAACCGTCGTCGTACACGTACGCGGAAGGTGCTAGCGCCGGTACGGTGATCGGCCCAATCTGCTGCTGACCGATCGCGACGTGTTCCCCGATGGCCTCGTACTGGGAGCCTTTGATGCCGTCGATGAACTCGATGAGTTCCTCCGGCACGTTGTAGCCGCCTCCGCTGAGCTGGTCGATCACGTACTCGAGCTGGTCGATGTTGCGCAGCACGAGCGCTTTCAACGTGTCGAGCGGGCTGCTCGGCGGTGTCGTGGGGTTCGTGAACCCGGTGATGAGATCCTCGCTCATGCTGTTACCTCCCAGATCTGTGCTTTGCGTCCGTACTTCGTGGGCCGCGTCTTCCCGCTCGTGGCTACGAGGCCGTGTTCTGCGAGCTCAGACACGGCAGAGCGCACTCGTGAGGGGCTGAGGCCCGGCAGGAACGCTTCTAGCTCCTGCTGGGTGACTCCGATACCTCGGGCGCGCATCGCAGCGTATACGGCGGATTGTGAACGGCTGAGGTCAGCTGCACGGCCGGCGTCAACGCTCGTCACGGGATCAGTAGGGCGCGACCTGGGCGTTGCCCCGTCGAGGATCATGGAAGTCATGCTGCCTCCTTCACCTGGATGGCGTTGAGCCGGTCGCATTCGCCCTGGAGGTAGGCGAAGTCGTTGGCCCAGTCGCGTAGAGCTTTGAGCCCGTCTACGCCTTCAAGCTGATCGCAGGTCAGCCACGATTCAACCGTCCAGGGGTCGTCATCGTGACGCTGCAGCACGATCGTGTAGTCGTCGGTGCGGATCGCGTCGTTCTCACATGATTCGGTCTTGAAGATGTCGCCGCTCGTCTCCCACTCATGCCAGTCACGAACACAGTTCGGGTCGGCGCAGGGACGAAGCTCGGGCGACCACTGCTCGGGATCGAATGGGATCCAGCTGTTCATGTAGCGGCCCGTACCGTTGTTGAACTCTTCCCATAGGCGATCGCATACGATGCCGTTCTTCAAGCGGGTAATCATCTGCTTGGCTACCGCAAGGTCTGTTCGGGTCGCTCCCGTGTACAGATGGATTGCGAAGTGGGCGCCGTACTTCACACCGATGTGGAACGCCTGCCTGAAATGTCTACCCTCAGCGTCAGCACTCGTCTGCACGGTCTTCTTGTCAGGGCATGCGGCTTCACAGAACTTCACCACGACGGGGAGATCCGCGAGGACGGACGCGGCCCAGGTGCGAGAAGCGTCGGTCGCTTCCGTAACGGGCTTGAACACAGTAAGGTCGCTCATCAGATTGCCTCCTCAAACGCAGGAGCACCAGGCTCTGTGATGCGGCGGATCTCGCGGGGCTGCTGCTCCATGACGTGCACCGCGACGGCCTGCAGCGCGGCGGCAAGGGCGCACGCGGACTCGGGCGTGAACGACTTGATGCCAGCTTCGTCTCCGAAGTCTAGTTCGACGGTGAGAGTGCCGTTGGTGCGGCTCCACGGGCTCACGGTCGCGCCGGCAACCTCGATGGTGGTGTTGAAGGTGTTGGGGTTCTCAGGGTTCTGCGTAATAATGGGTGAGACGTTCATCGTTGTACTTCCTTTGTGTTTGTCTCGGTGTTCGAACCCTCGCTGCAGGCCTGATTGGCGTTAGATCCTGCAGTGGGGGTGTTCTTTTCTGTGGGTGTGGGGAAGAGCCAGAGCAAGCCGCTCCGCATTCTCCCTGCACGGTTCTTCTTGGGCCGGGCGATCCTTGCTGTCATGCCGAGCATCATGTACTCGAGTGATTCCGCGTTGACCATCGCATGAAAGCCGTTCATCGCCGTGATGGTGAACGGACCTCCACTGTTGAGTAGCTGCCGGATCGCAGCCTCTCCTGTCGGGTCACTGTATGTCAGTGGGTCCATCCCCGAGTGATCTGCGGGGGCGCGGCTCTCTCTAAGCGTCTGCTGCATTGAATGCCTCCTCGATGAAGCGATCGAGCTCAGCAGCGGCAATGACCGTGCGTCCCCCTAACTTGCCGGTTTTGATCCGCCCCGTATGGATCAGCCATCTAACGGCAGCCTCTGAGCGGCGCAGTTCGGTAGCGACCTCGCCAACGAAATAGAAGCGAGGCTTCTCGAGCGTCGAAAGTGTCATTGCGTATCCTTCCTTTAGGTGTGGCGCATTCCTGACGAGCCACTGCCACTTACTGTAGATAGTTGGCGTCGGCTTGTCAAGGCTGTGCCGCGTGGGCTTTAATGGGACCCATGCACCACTTAATCTCCGTTCTTCTTCCTGACGGGAGCGAGCCAACCTGGGAAGACGCGATAGTCCTGAATATCGGGATCGGCGTTATCCCAGAACTGAAGGTTCAGTTTCAGGAGAAATGGCTGAATCGTGGGGACGAGGTCATGGCTCCTGTTGTTCATATGCGCATTCGATTCAGCCAGTACCAGGGGCGCTTTCTCGCACAGTTTGTGGGGCTCGAAGCGCCTGAGGTTGCAGGTACTGACTTGCGTGAAATTAGGGTTGCAGAGCTGCTGCGGATGGCTTCTTCGGCAGCAATCTATGTCAAGCATTCTGTGGACGAGGATCCAGTTAGCCTGTACGAAAGTCGCGGGGACGAAGCGATGTCTCTCGAGGGTAGTCGGCTAGGGCTCCTGGCAAAGGAGCGAGGCCCCGTGGACCCTGTTTTGAAGGAAGTCGCCCTCATATACAACGTGGCGCTGTTGTCATCTCAAGCGCCAGCGAAGGCTGTGGAGAAGGCGTTTCAGTTGCCTGCGAGGACGGCAGCTCGCTGGATTGCGAAAGCCCGAGAAAACGGCATGCTGGAGCGCCCGTCTCTTGTTGGGTTTGAGGATAGTGTCAAGGGCTATGACGAAATTCGGGCAAAGTGGGGGTCTTATGGTCCGCCACTAAACGCTGATCCACTTCCTCCTAACTTTGGTGCAGATGATGGCGAGCGTTAAACAGCGCCCCAATGGCTCCTGGCGCGCCCGCTACCGGGACGCCGATGGCAAGGAACATGCTCGCCATTTCAAGCTCAAACGGGACGCGCAACGTTGGCTGGACGAAGTCACGACATCCACGCTCACCGGCAACTATGTGGATCCGAAAACTGCGAAGCTCACAGTGAGCGAGTGGTGTGACACCTGGATCCAGGGATACAACAAGCGGCCTCGGTCAATCCTCCAAGCGAAGACGCACATCGCCCGTATCAAAGATCGTTTCGGCGGGCGCACACTCGTGTCGGTTCGCCCCTCCGAAGTGAAAGCTTGGATCGCAGATCTGCAAGCATCGGGACTGTCAGAGGCCACCGTTCGGGGCGCGCACCAAAGATTCAGCCAGATATTCAGTGATGCTGTCCTGGATGGGCTGATTCCAAGGTCGCCATCCTCGAAGCGCACAGCGCCGGCCATGCCGAAGCCAATCTCGTACGTGGCAACTACGGCGCAAATCTGGGCGCTGCATGATGCGATGCCTGAACACCTTAGGGGAGCCATCCTGCTCGGTGCATTCGCCGGGCTTCGCAGAGGGGAGATTGTCGCATTGCGGGTGGAAGATGTCGACTTCATGCGCGGCGTTATTACGCCTGCAATCCAGTACCCCAACGACCCCCTCAAGACTGAGGAGTCGAAACAGCCCATTCCGATCCCGCAGGAGCTTGCTCTGGAGCTGAATAAGGTTCCCGCGCAGTGGGGGAGCAGCAAGCTCGTAGTGAACTCTCTCGGGAAGCCAACAGCGCCGCAGTACCTGAACATGGCGTTCATCGAAGCTCGAGCCAAAGTTGAGGGCCTGCCCGAAGGCTTCCGCATTCACGACCTCAGGCATTACTACGCGAGCATGTTGATCTCCGCCGGCCTCGACGTAAAGATGGTGCAAGCGCGCTTGAGGCACAAGTCCGCCAAGACCACGCTGGACATTTACGGACACCTTTGGCCGGACTCTGACGAGGCTTCACGAGCAGCTGTCGCGGCCGTCTTTGGTCAGCGCGCTGGAAACGTTGCGGACTCCCTGCGGACAGTAGCCGCAGAACCCCAAGGTTCGTAACAGATTTACTAGAACAGGGTGTTCTTGTCTTCCATGCCGCGCATCGCGTCGTAGTCGAGCACAAGGCAGCGGATCCCGCGATCCTCAGCGAGCGTGCGCGCCTGCGGTTTGATCTCCTGCGCCGCGAAGACCCCCGACACGGGGGCGAGCAGCGGGTCGCGGTTCATGAGCTCAAGGTACCGGGTGAGCTGCTCGACGCCGTCGATCTCGCCGCGGCGCTTGATTTCTACAGCGACCGAGACGCCCGCCGAATCTCGGGCGAGGATGTCGACGGGGCCGATCGCCGTCATGTACTCGCGGCGCACGAGCGAGTGCCCGTCGCCGAGTAGGTCGATCTGATCGGCGAGGAGCTCCTGTAGGTGCGCCTCAACGCCGTCCTTGATGAGGCCGGGGTCGACGCCGAGATCGTAGGAGGAGTCGTGGATGATCTCGAACAGCGAGACCACGAGCTTGTCGGCGGTCTTCTTGTGCGTGACCTGCCACTGTTCGACGATGCCAGCTTCGCGCACGTCGTCGTCGAGTTCTAGCGGCTCGAGCGAACACGGAGGGCTCATCCAGTTCAGCGGCTTGTACGAGCCACCGTCTGAATGGACGAGGATCGAACCGTCGCCCTTCAGCATCAGTACGCGCTTCGCGCGCGGCAGGTGGGCCGACAGCCGACCCGCATAGTCAACGGAACAGTCAGCAACCACGATTCGCACCGTGACAGTTTAGCCGGTTGTGGTGCTGCCTGCCTGTCTGCCGGGTTCGCGGGCGGCCCCGGCTGCGAAGACAACGAAGATAAGGAATGCGACGAGCGGGAGAAACGCGTTCAAGAGCCCGAGATGCTCGCCGAGCAGGCCGATTGCCATCGGCCCGACAAGAAACGCAGCGTAGGCGATCGCCGAGACGGTCGCGACGCCGCGTACTGCCTTTGTCGGGTCATCGGCGGCGGCCGAGATGCCGATCGGGAACCCGAGGGCGCTGCCGACGCCCCACAGCCCGGCGCAGATGTACGCTGCCCAGCTGAAGGGAAGCACGTTGATGAGCACGATGCTTGCGCCGGCGGTGATCGCGCTCGCTCGGAGGATCCAGACGCGGCCGAATCGTTCGAGGAGCCAGCTGCCTGCCGCGCGGGTTGTGAGCATCGCAACGAAGAAGACGCCGAGTGCGAGCGCCGCCGCGGAGTTCGAGAAGCCGCGGTGGTCTGCAAGCGCGAGGGGGAGCCAGTCTGTCGCGGTTCCCTCGGTGAGGCTGAGGCTCATCGCCACGAAGCCGATGACGATGATGCGGGGGTCGCGCCACGGGTTGTAACTTGTGTGCTTGGGCGGCGCCGTCTCGGCTGCCGGATTCGCGAGCAGCTGGATGGGGCCTGTGTTCGTGTTGACTGGCACCGGCTCGGCAGCTGGTTCCACGGGCTCGACGCCCGGAATGCTGCGGATTGCCACGAGGACGCCAGCGATGATGACGATGAAGACGGCGGCGAGATGCACGGGGACTGGAATCTTTAGCATCTCGGCGAGCGCACCAACGCCCATCGCGCTCACACCGCCGAAGCTGTATCCGCCGTGCAGGATCGGCATGCGCGATTTTCCGAGTGCTCGCTCGGCTGCTGCCCCGCTCACGTTCATAGCGACGTCGCTCGTGCTGAAGAAGAACCCGAAGCACGCGAGTGCGAGCATTCCAGGGATCGGCATGCCAAACCACAGCAGCGTGGCGCCAAGCGGCATGAATAGCGCCTGGCCGAGCGCCCCGTAGAGAATCGATTGGCGGGGCCCGAGCCACGTCACCGTGCGGCCGGCGAACACGAGGCCGAGGAGCGATCCCGCGGCGAGCGTGAGCCCGATCACGCTCATCTCGAATGTGCTCGCGTCAAGGCGGTCGCGAACTGCAGGGATTCGGGCGAGCCAGTTGCCAAAGCCGAAGCCGAACATCGTGAACACGATGAGCACGCCGAACGTCCACCTCGACGGGGAGGGAGGCGAGTCTTGGGCAGCCACAGTGCTCCTGACGAAAAAGGTGACCGCGCTGCGGCTGAACCCCACTATTCTAGGCGTTTCGGTGGCGGTCGCGGCGAGGTGTGGCGCAGACCGCTACACGCCGAGCACGATCCATCGTCCGCCCCTGGCTCGCAGTCCGAGCGTCGTCGCCCTGGCGAGCATGAACGCGATCATGAAGCTCGCGGTGATCGCCACAAGCGCGGCGGTGCCGGTCGGTACGAGCGA
Above is a window of Leucobacter aridicollis DNA encoding:
- a CDS encoding tyrosine-type recombinase/integrase; amino-acid sequence: MMASVKQRPNGSWRARYRDADGKEHARHFKLKRDAQRWLDEVTTSTLTGNYVDPKTAKLTVSEWCDTWIQGYNKRPRSILQAKTHIARIKDRFGGRTLVSVRPSEVKAWIADLQASGLSEATVRGAHQRFSQIFSDAVLDGLIPRSPSSKRTAPAMPKPISYVATTAQIWALHDAMPEHLRGAILLGAFAGLRRGEIVALRVEDVDFMRGVITPAIQYPNDPLKTEESKQPIPIPQELALELNKVPAQWGSSKLVVNSLGKPTAPQYLNMAFIEARAKVEGLPEGFRIHDLRHYYASMLISAGLDVKMVQARLRHKSAKTTLDIYGHLWPDSDEASRAAVAAVFGQRAGNVADSLRTVAAEPQGS
- a CDS encoding helix-turn-helix domain-containing protein, with the translated sequence MTLSTLEKPRFYFVGEVATELRRSEAAVRWLIHTGRIKTGKLGGRTVIAAAELDRFIEEAFNAADA
- a CDS encoding AAA family ATPase; translation: MTAAPTITGYTPLLYENIAELLERGFAGPPAPEIGLRSDGIGTVYAGHANCVLGPPESGKTWFAQATAVEVLFSGGSVLMIDLDHNGVEATVSRFKAFGIPDEILTDPTRFRYCEPDEVQAIAGIVRDSKEWAPTLVVIDSFGELGPLYGASSNSADDFTNVFRTAVKPFALYGACVIVIDHEAKSKDSASYGATGTSAKKRAYSGTMLRFRVDRPFTPGSGGEAEVTLVKDRNGGLRRHVAAEKEPLVGRFKMTDANGALNAYIVAAQAGETPQMLGSVTGTNVSELVKELEQLDPPPRSVRDVRTRMTWGNGKASDALKAWREIHDPEALTRGSE
- a CDS encoding MarR family transcriptional regulator: MTSMILDGATPRSRPTDPVTSVDAGRAADLSRSQSAVYAAMRARGIGVTQQELEAFLPGLSPSRVRSAVSELAEHGLVATSGKTRPTKYGRKAQIWEVTA
- the nucS gene encoding endonuclease NucS, encoding MRIVVADCSVDYAGRLSAHLPRAKRVLMLKGDGSILVHSDGGSYKPLNWMSPPCSLEPLELDDDVREAGIVEQWQVTHKKTADKLVVSLFEIIHDSSYDLGVDPGLIKDGVEAHLQELLADQIDLLGDGHSLVRREYMTAIGPVDILARDSAGVSVAVEIKRRGEIDGVEQLTRYLELMNRDPLLAPVSGVFAAQEIKPQARTLAEDRGIRCLVLDYDAMRGMEDKNTLF
- a CDS encoding MFS transporter: MAAQDSPPSPSRWTFGVLIVFTMFGFGFGNWLARIPAVRDRLDASTFEMSVIGLTLAAGSLLGLVFAGRTVTWLGPRQSILYGALGQALFMPLGATLLWFGMPIPGMLALACFGFFFSTSDVAMNVSGAAAERALGKSRMPILHGGYSFGGVSAMGVGALAEMLKIPVPVHLAAVFIVIIAGVLVAIRSIPGVEPVEPAAEPVPVNTNTGPIQLLANPAAETAPPKHTSYNPWRDPRIIVIGFVAMSLSLTEGTATDWLPLALADHRGFSNSAAALALGVFFVAMLTTRAAGSWLLERFGRVWILRASAITAGASIVLINVLPFSWAAYICAGLWGVGSALGFPIGISAAADDPTKAVRGVATVSAIAYAAFLVGPMAIGLLGEHLGLLNAFLPLVAFLIFVVFAAGAAREPGRQAGSTTTG